In Phacochoerus africanus isolate WHEZ1 chromosome 1, ROS_Pafr_v1, whole genome shotgun sequence, the following are encoded in one genomic region:
- the NRROS gene encoding transforming growth factor beta activator LRRC33 — protein sequence MELLPLWLCLGVHFLAVEWRNPSRMVMAASQGDCKLLDGVADCRGQNLASVPSNLPPSSQMLLLDANPLKTLWNHSLQHYPLLESLSLHSCHLEHISRGAFQEQARLRSLALPDNSLSESYKETAAALCRLRGLRRLDLSGNALTEDMVALMLQNLSSLESVSLARNTIMRLDDSVFEGLGHLRELDLQRNYIFEIEGGAFDSLPELRHLNLAYNNLPCIVDFGLTQLRSLNVSYNSLEWFLAAGGEAPFELETLDLSHNQLLFFPLLPQCSKLRTLLLRDNHMGFYRDLYNSSSPQEMVAQFLLVDGNVTNITTVSLWEEFASSDLSELRFLDMSQNQFQYLPDGFLKKMPALSHLNLNQNCLVTLHIREHEPPRTLAELDLSQNQLSAVHVAPGLRSGLRSLRSFNLSSNQLLGVPAGLFADASNLTTIDMSHNQISVCPRPAGVDPGDTPSCVDFRSLASLRRLSLEGCGLRALQDCSFQGTALTHLDLSGNWGVLNGSLAPLRVLAPTLQVLSLRNVGLSSSSTTELDFSEFGNLRALDLSGNALTTFPRFRGSLSLKTLDLRRNLLTALPQRAVSEQLSGSLRTIYLSQNPYDCCGVEGWEALQRLHTVADLAMVTCNLSSKVLRLTDLPRGVPLDCKWERVDMGLLYLVLILPSCLTLLVACTVIFLTFRKPLLQVIKSRCHWSSIY from the exons ATGGAGTTACTGCCTCTCTGGCTTTGCCTGGGTGTTCACTTCTTGGCAGTGGAATGGAGGAACCCAAGCAGAATGGTCATGGCGGCTTCCCAAGGGGACTGCAAGTTG CTGGATGGAGTTGCTGACTGTCGAGGGCAGAATCTTGCTTCGGTGCCCAGCAATCTCCCGCCCTCCTCCCAGATGCTCCTCCTGGATGCCAACCCTCTCAAGACCCTGTGGAACCACTCCCTGCAGCATTACCCTCTCCTGGAGAGCCTCAGCCTGCACAGCTGCCACCTGGAGCACATCAGCCGCGGCGCCTTCCAGGAGCAGGCCCGCCTGCGCAGCCTGGCACTGCCGGACAACTCCCTCTCTGAGAGCTATAAGGAGACTGCAGCGGCTCTCTGCCGCCTGCGGGGCCTGCGGAGGCTGGACTTGTCGGGGAACGCCCTGACGGAAGACATGGTGGCCCTCATGCTCCAGAACCTCTCTTCGCTGGAGTCTGTGTCCCTGGCTAGGAACACCATCATGAGGCTCGATGACTCTGTCTTCGAGGGCCTGGGGCACCTCAGGGAGCTGGATTTGCAGAGGAACTACATCTTTGAGATTGAGGGTGGTGCTTTTGACAGCCTGCCTGAGCTGAGGCACCTCAACCTGGCCTATAACAACCTCCCTTGCATCGTGGACTTCGGCCTCACCCAGCTCCGGTCCCTCAACGTCAGCTACAACAGCCTGGAGTGGTTCCTGGCCGCGGGGGGCGAGGCCCCCTTTGAGCTGGAGACGCTGGACCTCTCTCACAATCAGCTGCTGTtcttccccctcctgccccagtgCAGCAAGCTGCGCACCCTCCTGCTGCGGGACAACCACATGGGCTTCTACAGGGACCTGTACAACAGCTCATCGCCGCAGGAGATGGTGGCCCAGTTCCTCCTCGTGGACGGCAACGTGACCAACATCACCACCGTCAGCCTCTGGGAAGAGTTTGCTTCCAGTGACCTCTCGGAACTCCGCTTCCTGGATATGAGTCAGAACCAGTTCCAGTACCTCCCCGACGGCTTCCTGAAGAAAATGCCTGCGCTCTCCCACCTGAACCTCAACCAGAATTGCCTGGTGACGCTCCACATCCGGGAGCACGAGCCACCGCGGACGCTTGCCGAGCTGGACCTGAGCCAGAACCAGCTGTCGGCAGTGCACGTGGCTCCAGGGCTCCGCAGCGGCCTGAGGAGCCTCCGGTCCTTCAACCTGAGCTCCAACCAGCTCCTGGGTGTCCCCGCCGGCCTTTTCGCTGATGCCAGCAACCTCACTACAATTGACATGAGCCACAATCAGATCTCAGTTTGTCCCCGGCCGGCGGGCGTAGACCCCGGGGACACCCCCAGCTGTGTGGACTTCAGAAGCTTGGCATCTTTGAGGCGCCTGTCTCTGGAGGGCTGTGGGCTGAGGGCACTACAAGACTGCTCGTTCCAGGGCACCGCCCTCACCCACTTAGACCTGTCTGGGAACTGGGGGGTTCTGAATGGGAGCCTCGCCCCTCTCAGGGTTCTCGCCCCCACCCTCCAGGTCCTATCTCTCAGGAACGTGGGCCTCAGTTCCAGCTCCACCACGGAGTTGGACTTCTCTGAGTTTGGGAATCTGAGGGCCTTGGACCTGTCGGGAAATGCCTTGACCACTTTCCCACGGTTCAGGGGCAGCCTGTCCCTGAAGACCCTGGATCTCCGCAGAAACTTGCTCACAGCCCTTCCTCAGAGGGCTGTGTCCGAGCAGCTCTCAGGAAGTCTGCGGACCATCTACCTCAGTCAGAATCCCTATGACTGCTGTGGGGTGGAGGGCTGGGAGGCCCTGCAGCGCCTGCACACCGTGGCCGACTTGGCCATGGTCACTTGCAACCTCTCCTCCAAGGTCCTGCGCCTGACGGATCTGCCCAGAGGCGTCCCTCTGGACTGTAAGTGGGAGCGGGTAGACATGGGCCTGCTGTACCTCGTGCTCATTCTTCCCAGCTGCCTCACCCTGCTGGTGGCCTGCACCGTCATCTTCCTCACTTTCAGGAAGCCTCTGCTTCAGGTCATCAAGAGCCGGTGCCACTGGTCCTCCATATACTGA